The window CACGGAGCTGATGGGGAAGTCCTCCATTCTGATGATCAACGGGAGCCTCCAAAAACGAGTTCATGGCCTCATCGGCGCCTTCCTGAAGTCCGGCCACCTCAAGAGTCAAGTCACCAAAGACATGCAGCGCTACGTGCAGGAGACCATGAGCAATTGGAAGGATGGGCACCTCATCCACCTCCAAGATGATGCCAAACTAGTGAGTCCCTCACGACCTTCCTCATCTGATCTCTTCCCCTCATCCCAAGGCACGCAACTGTGACTGATGCACACGTGCGTAAGACCCCATGCAAAGCCTGGCCGGCAGGAGAGAATTTAATGACCTTGAGTCGGGTTTGACTGTGTCCCAACCTTTTCATGTCACCATTTACTTTGTGTGGTAATAGCAGTTACATATTCACCAAACAATTTCTCTCATGCTGCCTTATCTTAAGCAGATTGTTTTCCAAATCCTggtgaaaggattgattgggttGGAGCCAGGAGAGGAAATGCACGTCTTAAAGCAACAATTCCAGGAATTTATTGCTGGTTTGATGTCTTTGCCAGTGAAGCTACCGGGAAGTAGACTTTATAGATCGCTGCAGGCAAGTCTGGCTCTATGTTTCAGCTAGCTAACTTGATGGCAAACCTGCAACTTCGATTCATAATGACTTACTAGTGAACAGTTCAACCCAGGCAAAGAAGAAGATGGTGATGCTGATCCAGAGGACCATCCAAGAGAAGAGGATGAGCGAACCTCGGTGCCCTCCACGGGACGTGGTGGATGTTCTGCTGAATGACAGCAACGATCAGTTGCCCGACGACCTCATATCGGACAATATGATCGATCTGATGATACCAGCGGAGGACTCGGTGCCGGTTCTTCTGACGCTTGCAGCCAAGTACCTCAGCGACTGCCCTCTTGCTCTCCAGCAACTGGAGGTACCAAACCACATGCTCCTTGATCCTTCATGCGCGGTTTAAGATCTGGATTCATCTAGTATTTCTCGGATTAAGCCGTGCCATACATCatctccgaatgggttgatcaacGTTTTCTCAACCCAAACTAATGGATTCCTCTCATAATCTCAGGAAGAGAACATGCAATTGAAGAAGAGCAAATCTCTCCTCGGGGAGACACTGCAGTGGACCGACTACATGTCCTTGTCCTTCACACAAGATGTAAGTTTGACAGTTAAAACTGAGGACATCGATGTGCAGTAAAAAAGCATCAtgcgtacatgtatatatacacaaacatatacatacatacatacatactgaGACTAACATGGTAGTACTCGATACAGGTCATAACAGAGACGCTGCGTATGGGGAACATAATTAGCGGCATCATGCGCAAGGCCATGAAAGATGTGGAGATCAAAGGGCACCTGATCCCCAAGGGATGGTGCGTGTTCGCCTACTTCCGATCGGTCCACCTCGACGACGACCTCTACGAGGAGGCCTACTGCTTCAATCCATGGAGATGGAAAGTAAAGTGActgcctcctccttcttcttcttcttctatttcttCTTCTCGTGCTCATTGAAACCCTACAGGGCAAGGACACGAGTACTTGTGGCTTTACTCCTTTCGGTGGTGGGCGAAGGCTGTGCCCGGGGCTGGATTTGGCCAGGCTGGAAGCTTCCATCTTTCTGCACCATTTGGTTACTGGCTTCACGTACGTATCTGCTGCCATCAATACATGCAACTTCTCCTAGTTTGTGATTCCATTTATAGCGGTCACTGGTACACAAAGCATGCATCTTCTTTAGACATTGTCACAACGTGGTTCCAAGATGAAGACTGAATGGTGTATTACACACCAGTGCTCTAACATTTACTGCAGCACACACGTGCTGTAGTGCCACTTTAAGGCACCATGGTTGATGCAACCTGCACTTGGCTGCTGTGCCCACAGATGGGTGGCTGAGGAGGACCAGATCGTGAACTTCCCCACGGTGAGGATGAAGAGAAGGATGCCCATCATAGTGAGGAGGAAGAACTGAGAGAGGCTGGCTGGTTGCGGTCACAACACATGTTGACACAAAAGAAACAATTAGGGTTAGAGCAATGTGTTGTGTGTCTCAACCACTACTACTGCTTCCTCTTGGAAGCTCACAATGTACACAGAAAGACCCAGCAGTGAAATTGGTTAGAGAAGGTCCTTGTGTATTTTGTGCATGGCATATCAGTCCATGGCAGAGAGATGGCAGTGTACAAGTgctataaataaaattttccttCTTTTTAGGAAAAAGGTTGAATGAGATAAAACAAGGTCCACAGCTCCCAAGAAAAGAATTAAATGTGGTGGAGAGGTTAAAAGTGAGTTACGAGTTCTGAAGTTTGACCACAGCAGCTTTGTGGCAGAGAAGACTTTGGAGTTGAGGGAGCATGCAGGACCTGGAGAAATTTACCATCGAGCCTAGAAAAGCTGCTTTAGCTGCAGTGGCGGGATCCGTCTCTGTGGCCTGTTTctgcagttgctgcccttttgagAGAGAAAAATGCGCTGAAGTGGGGCTGATTTCCTGCACTGAGGATTTTGGAAAGGCATGTTCACTGAGACAGTTTGGATGGACAAGTAGTTCAAGTGTGCAACACAGGTATGTTCTCATTGTGAGTACTGTGTGTGACAATGAATAATGCAAATGTGGTGGTATAGAGAAAAAAATGAATTGAAACACTGAATGCAGCAACTTGTGTGAAAGGCAGTAGGAAAATTTTTTGGGCGAACCAAAATCCATAACTTCATGGTTATATTGCATCAATAAACAACAACTAGAGCCGAGGAAGTTGCTCAAATTTAAATCTAGCATATCATGGATTACTTGACATTCtcatctttcttctttttgtgtGTGACTGAGTTGCAACACTAATCAAAATAGAATACTCAAGCAAGTATATGCTTATTCAACTTACACTTTAGGGTGGAAGATGAATATTCCATCAAAGGAACAAGAAAGTAAAAGCAGGTGCTCTCTTTTGAGCTTTATGTCCATTTTATTTAATTGCAACCCACAGCTTAAAACACTTGTTAGTCACCCTAAATTGGTTGTTTCCAAGTAGTTAACCTATTACAAGCATACAAACCAAAACATAcaagcaatacatcacatcatttatgatgataaaaaggCTGCTAAACATTAAAGCTTAGGCCGACAAAGTTGGACCATACATATGTCTCCACCAAATAGAATTTGGTTTCTCTGACTTCATTGATCACTAGGTTGTACAAAGTTCTAAATAAGTTGTAGAC of the Musa acuminata AAA Group cultivar baxijiao chromosome BXJ3-2, Cavendish_Baxijiao_AAA, whole genome shotgun sequence genome contains:
- the LOC103975346 gene encoding cytochrome P450 90D2 isoform X2, whose translation is MDKLLIIWLAASVIVVTVILCKSRKLKRRTRAARLPKGALGWPLIGETLEFVSCAYSPRPESFMDKRRLVYGKVFKSHIFGSPTIVSTDAEVSRFILQSDEKSFVPWYPKSLTELMGKSSILMINGSLQKRVHGLIGAFLKSGHLKSQVTKDMQRYVQETMSNWKDGHLIHLQDDAKLIVFQILVKGLIGLEPGEEMHVLKQQFQEFIAGLMSLPVKLPGSRLYRSLQAKKKMVMLIQRTIQEKRMSEPRCPPRDVVDVLLNDSNDQLPDDLISDNMIDLMIPAEDSVPVLLTLAAKYLSDCPLALQQLEEENMQLKKSKSLLGETLQWTDYMSLSFTQDVITETLRMGNIISGIMRKAMKDVEIKGHLIPKGWCVFAYFRSVHLDDDLYEEAYCFNPWRWKGKDTSTCGFTPFGGGRRLCPGLDLARLEASIFLHHLVTGFTALTFTAAHTCCSATLRHHG
- the LOC103975346 gene encoding cytochrome P450 90D2 isoform X1, translated to MDKLLIIWLAASVIVVTVILCKSRKLKRRTRAARLPKGALGWPLIGETLEFVSCAYSPRPESFMDKRRLVYGKVFKSHIFGSPTIVSTDAEVSRFILQSDEKSFVPWYPKSLTELMGKSSILMINGSLQKRVHGLIGAFLKSGHLKSQVTKDMQRYVQETMSNWKDGHLIHLQDDAKLIVFQILVKGLIGLEPGEEMHVLKQQFQEFIAGLMSLPVKLPGSRLYRSLQAKKKMVMLIQRTIQEKRMSEPRCPPRDVVDVLLNDSNDQLPDDLISDNMIDLMIPAEDSVPVLLTLAAKYLSDCPLALQQLEEENMQLKKSKSLLGETLQWTDYMSLSFTQDVITETLRMGNIISGIMRKAMKDVEIKGHLIPKGWCVFAYFRSVHLDDDLYEEAYCFNPWRWKGKDTSTCGFTPFGGGRRLCPGLDLARLEASIFLHHLVTGFTWVAEEDQIVNFPTVRMKRRMPIIVRRKN